ACTGAATACATTTTTTTATGCAATCATATAAATGCACTCTACTGTTATTAAACATTGCAGTAATGTTACTGACCTGACCAAGGACTGTGATGATTAATGAATCACCAATAGAAAACCACTCGTCACTAATCCCAAACTTCCGATTTAGCCCAGTTACAAGAAGCACCTAAATATATACGATGCAGTATATTTAAAGGATAGAAAAGAATTGCAGTAACAATCAAGAAAATAATATAAAGAGCACCTGTGTCATCCCAAGAGCTGAACCTATAATGGTTGTCACGAGAAATATTTTCCTTAGAGGAACTTCCTTCAGAAAATAGTTGTAGAGCCCAACACCGAGCAGGGATGCAAAGGAGGTTACAAGCTTCACACGCCCTAGAAACTCTGGTGTGAATCCAAGCTTATTTGTGCTGAAATATATTATTCAACATAAGATAAAAAGTAGTTAATAGTTTTTATTCATTATAAAATAAACAGTAGATAAAAAATACAAGCAATCAGACAAGAGACAGGTTTAGCATGGAAAACCCAAACAGGTAACACAGGTGCACAAAATAGGAGGATCCAAAGAGTAACAAGCAGAAATGAAACAGTAGTCCATCCTCAATAGGCTAAAGACCTGAAGTGTTTATGTAGGGTAGAAAAAAACTCCCAGCAACTCCCCACCACTACCACACAGACCAAAAAAAGGGACAAACCTAAAAAAAGTTCTGACATGTTCTAACCGGGCCATGCCACTTGCATGCTCCCATTAGGCCAGTTTAACTCATAATGAAAAGTAGCATCTATTACAGGTCACTAATATGCAAACAGTAATCATTAATCAGATGACGTACTTGTTTAATTATTTAATATCAAAATAAGCATAACATACTTAAGATCATGTTCAGTCAAAAAAGATTTTGAGATCATATTGGTAGATATCTACAAACGGCTAATACACAAACTAGTGAAAAAAGGACCAAACATAATGACAAACAACATTTTGTTGCTGTGTACAAAATTAGGATCCAAAGTTAACTAAAATCATTACTTTGCTCTGTACTTTGTGAAGCAAGATGAATTTTCTTGATTTTGTGTACAATTTTACAGCCTATGGTAGTGTAGTCACTCCAAACAAAGACAAGATAGAGGAGCATCCAACACTCATAATAACCTACTTTCTGCTAGTCTGTGAAAGTTATAGTTATTGGATCACAACTAACTCCAATGCAACAGTCAAACAGTAAGCGAATAAGCTATGATAGGAATATAGTATAGGACCCACACAGATCAGTACTGTAAAGATTTTTTGGACATACATGAAGAAAAACATAGCAGAATCTGACTGTGGTGTTGCTTGCCAAAGAAATATAAACAAGGTCGGCAACAATATGTTAGGCTGCTTTACTGAAGTCCAAAGCTGCCTGACGTGCTGCTTAGAACTCTCAACGAATCCTGAACCAGAGTGTAAGGTAGTACGTTCTCCAGAAGATATGCGATGTTCATTTACAAGAACTGCAACAGCAGATGTCATCAGGGGTAAAAACGCTGTTACACCAAAGACAAATCTGCATTTACAGGAATACTTTCATCAGTAGACTGAACTATAAAACAATGGGACGCGTGTCAGCTCAAGTGGTCGTGGTACAATAGGACAAACCTTACTCCATAAGTATCCACAAGCGAACCGCTGAAGTAAGCACTCACAATTCCTCCAAAGGCAGAAGATCCCCAACAGAGCGACTGGAGTGATCCAGATGTGCTTTGAGATTCTCCACGGGCTCTCTCAACAACCATAGAATCCACTACCTACAGTGTTCCCACATTGTGCTGAGATAAACCTTGAAGCGATATACATGCAAAAGTTCTTGTTCTACATTCCCAACATGAGGTGGAAATTATATGATGATATTTTTTGGTACAAAAAAGGTAAACTTGGATAAATGTTTAATCACACTGGCACACTTGGCCAGATGCATTCAATTTTATGGCTAGACAGGCCCCTAATGAAAACAATTAGTTTGAATAGCACTGTAAAAATAAGTTCAGATGGTCAGCCTTAGTGTAAAACTTCAACTGGAAATAAAACTATGTCGGGATTAACCAGTGTTTTCTTGAAGGAGCAGTGTTTATTTAGAGGTGCATTATTACCCCATGCAAACTAGAAGCTAGCTAGAAGAAACCCCTGGAAGTGGAAATGTTGTATACAATAACTCCCAGCCCCTACACAAGGATCCGCCCCCCTATAGGTCAGCCCATCTCATGTGCACATAACCAGGGGAACCAATGAGTTACCTTTTTTAACCTCAGCTTGAAATTCACTCCCACTAGGATTCAAAGTCAATACCTAAggggtgctactcagaccacataaccaactcagctagagaccCTTTCGCAACTGTTTTTAGAAAAACCCAAGCTAATTCCAAAACTCATCTATGTGCTTGCACATTGTAACAATCCAATGGAAATTTTTGGAAGCAATGAGGTCATAAATGTGAGCTTGTATTTTTTTATAGTTTTGGCTTAAAGGTTAGTGACCATTTATTCTTTGGTTGTGCTGTAAAATTGATATATTTAGGggttgtttgtttgggattataatataCTCAGATTATAATCTAACTTATATATTTTGAACTAAGTGTTAGTTCAAAATAAATTAGAATATATAATATGagcagattataatcccaaacaaacatgcCCTTAGATGCCCCCATGCCTAAACTTACACAATATATGATTGGATTGTGTCAATAGCTAGAACTAGAAGGATGCATTTTATGGACATGTTTTATGAAAACGTGTTTTCAAGAAATGTCTGAATGAAAATTTGGAATCAAGACAAGGAAATAACATGTTAATACGCACCAGTAACTGATTCACAAACAGTTGACTAGTTGGTGTATTCAGTATTAATGGGTAGGGATTTTAAATGAAGCGTGCTGCAAAGCACAACAAATTTTTTTTACAAAAAAACATTTACAGGAACCAATGCAACTATGGAGATTCCCATGCATTTTAAAATTGTTTTCATACTAGACATTTGTTAGAGCTTTCCTCATGCCTGCATTTATTTTTACAGTTAAATTTGATTGTGAGATAACTCAATACAAATTTGCTCTATGCCCTTTTCTCTATGAAAAGTAAAGTACACCAAAAAAGGGAAAATACTGTATAAACAATGATCACAGATCCACTTGGAATATATAGAATAGAATAAAGAGCTCAGCATAGAAGGAAATAAATTTCTCACGTTCACAGAGAATATTTAATGGCATAGCAGGTTAAGAAATCTACTAGCATAAATATGGCATTAAGGAAGAACAGGAAAGTATCAATTAACAACTCAAGCATACCATCACTTCGATGATTTCTAACAACTGAATAAATGTAACAGACAGGACCTGATATTATTGATCATCGGCATAAAGGACAGACCAAGATAACTTGAGAGTAGAATATTCGGTTTGCACTTACAACATCTGAGAAGGCAACAGAAAGTGAGCCAAGAAGAATAGAGGATGCTGCACTGTATTTACTGCTCACTACTGTGGCCATTAAACTCCATGAAAGTGCTCCAAGTAACCCTGACAGAAAAAGGTACGACCTCCTTCGATATCCAAAGAGTGGAATGGAATCACTGAAAGGCAAAAGTCGAGGATCAAAATCAAGTGTACACTACATCCGAAAGAAATGGATGTGGGAGGATTTGCGAGACCTGATAAAGCCATAGAGGGGCTTGATCAACCACGGCAAGGACGAGAAACCAGATACCACTGCGGTCTATATTAAAGAAACCGGTTTAGTCCCCTAACAGCACCTATTAACTAAACAGCGGAAACGTTACATCATGTAACAAGAACTGAGCTCTACAATCTAAATACAAATATGGTGCATGGATGGAGGACAGGAAAACCTGGAAAaggaatgagcaacacacacctCAGCTGGATCTAGATGGAGATCATCTTTTAAGTAAAAGCTCACAGCAAGCCGTGCAAGACCCAGAACCCCTTGCACAAAATAGACAATGGCAACTGCCATATTATCAGGGGACAGATCCACGCCAAACGCCGTGAAGTATCTTGGCCCGAGCTTGCTCTTGCGCACATCATCTGTGCTAGGCTGCCGCCACTCAGAGTGTCTACTACTTGAATCATCCTTTGTCAAGCCCACTTGATACCTAGGCATGGCATTCCCTACAATAGGTTACACCATTTGAGACAATCCTGACGCTGAGGTAAGCAAGACAGGGACCATTAACTATTTAAGCAACGGATTATGGTTTGAATTTTGGAAGGAAAAAACATGTGGCTGACAGAAACATCCTGCTAAAAGCTTTCCTTAACTAACTAGATTCCCACTGTGCAGCATTTCAACCGTGACGTGGCCTTCACGTCCCAGCATATCTTCTCTGTGCACCAATTCACTCAGTATGGGGAATGACACCGTGCATCGCTCACCCAGCTCCAATCTACCAAAGCAGACAGCAACTGCACCGCGCTAACCGACGACAAGTCGACAACGATCCCAGACGCACAACCGTAGCTTCCAGAAGCCAGAACCCAGAGCATGCTACCTCAGCCAAGCAGGCTCTCCGCCATCATTTCCTCTCCCCAATTAAGCTCGATATCCTCCTGACTCCTGTTCCACCACACGAAATCCAACGACATGCTCTAATTTCCCTAGCTCCGGAACCCGAAACCGCAAGACCAATCCAGATCCCCGGCAACCCAGACGGCTACGGACTCATAGAGGAGAGCGGCAGAGCGCCTCGAGCTCACCACCGGGCCAGTGGTCGGAGGACGAGGCGGCGGCGTCACGGCTATCGAGCTCGAGGGGGCGGCGGACGGCGGCCTCCTCGTCGTACGCGTCACGTGCGGCCGAGCCCCCGGAGGCCATCCCGAGCTACCAGAAGCCCGCGGGGCGCGGCGCGGTCTCCGGTGAGACCTTGAGCGTTTGAGACTTGAGAGGACGCGGAGGTGGAGCCTGCGGAGCACACCGGGCCGGAGCTGGAAGCGAGATTTGGCGCAGCGCAACGAATGCTCCATGCCCCCATGTTTCTCTGATTCTCTCTATGCCATAGTGGGCCCACCACCCGTGAGCACGTAGCGTGAAAACGGGACAGATAGTATATTAGGTCATTTGTATACTGCCATAATGTATTTCAATCGAATTTAAAACCGGATACAAATAGTTAGAATTAATACGGATAAAGATACAAATACCAGATATTTATTTGGTGGATAAGTAATACATACAGAtattactagtcggttgcccgtgcgttgcgacggcttacaacaatactcacgtaaactatccatcaaaaaaaatgcaagattttttattgattgttttcgctctctgtataatatataTTTTTGATttagctaactgatgttattgtttacttcatgcaaatatgtcttggtacaacacagtcaatgaagtgagcgattagaagatagttcacaacgattgactaaatgaacagagattataaaatgatatAATTTCATCATAcaaagaccaaataagagaaagtttgtgagatcaagtttataaaataagtaccatgaagtcaaacttataaaaaaataaatcaaaatatagagtgattgctaaagttagGCATCAATAAGAACtgtatgcgctccatataaattacgctacttcgtagcaattactaacgtttaaaaccaacaaataacctttcattttgctgttagtgtgacaaatcattgctgcttcatccaattcagcaacctcaaacaccatgtagtccattgcgccaatgtggtctcagaaacgacctaatgcttgcaagagcaaagaacgtcgtgccgtgcttggactgtagcctcggcccgtagtgctggtccggcccgacacgattattttttaattttacaaaaaaacgtatatacctatatacaatttatattcaatattaaaaacatcttagcgtgatgttctactggttagacagtttcacttagtgtctcttgccctTTTTTTCCATCAGGgatgggttcgaaccccacctcctgcaccgtattttaatattttacgctgatttaattaaatggatcgacgggctaacgggctggcccgacacagttagcaggccagCATGACGTGCTTGTGCCATattgtggcccgcgtgcatctagaCCGTGTCGGGCGTCATTACGCTGACTTAATTAAATGGATTGACGAGCTAATAGCTATAGATTTAGTTGAATACACACAGATACGAGATATTTGTTGATAATACATGGATTGTATATTATTCACTAGAATTTAGTTCACGCTCACGCGTAAGAAAGTTACCCCACCAATATTATATAGAACATAGATCAACATGACTATATAATAAGTTGAGTTTGTCCAATAGTTCGAATGTAAGGACAAGATTCAAAACACGTAATAGCCTAATATAATATAAAATAGTTTCTAAATGATATAAGATAGTCCAATATAATGAGTGGGTGGTGATGGGTGCGAAAGCGGTTTGGATATGGGCCGCGATCACAATTCACAAAAGATCACGAAATTGTCTCTACTAACTTAGTTACATGAATCATAGTAGCACCTTAAGTTTGACACTTCACGATAACAAATTTTATACAATGCTAGGTCCATTTTTTTAAATGCAAATGACCTCAATGAAACACTGTATTTAGTTCCATCAAACTAGCCCAAAAATCAACATGTTATTATGATGCCACCATAAATATGTTTTTGCACGCTAGCTTTAGAAAAAAACGATTAAAAAATTAATCACAACATTTACCTAGTAGTGGCATCACAAAAAAAATCTAAGAAGATTATAGAACTAGCTTTTTACGAGAACTTGTTTTGTAGTAAAAAAATGACTTTCATTTTTTGATGAGAGAGAGACAAAACCCTAAGACCTAGTTTAGATACTCTAGTATTAACCTTAATACACACGTATTGAGGTGGATTAGAGcgtaacttaaactaatttatacTCCAATCCATCCCAACACATGATTGAGGTCAATACTATAGTATCCAAACAAATCATAAGTATTTAATAAGTAATAATAGAAAACAGTTTGGCCCAATACGATCTTGGAGCTGGGCAGGGCTTCGTCTTATGGGCCGGTCCAACTACTAAGCCACCAGGCCGGGGCTCATCCCTTTCTTCCATGGACGCCCCAGAGCGCGACGCGTTAATGGAGGGAGCTCCTCCGGGTCACCTTAGCTCCGCGCACCTCGGAGTGAAATGAATGGCCATCTCCATCTCATCCCCTCCACCCCTCCCCGGCTCCACCTCACCTCACTGTCCCCTACCTTCCTCTCCTTCCCGCCCGCGCCGTGTCCTCATCCGCCTCCCCATGGGCCCCATCCCCGCCTACCCCTCCGCTCGGTGGCCGTCGCGGCCGCCGCCGACCCCCGCGCCGCGCACGCGGCGGCAGTCAAGTCCGGCGCGCTCGGCCCCTCCTCAGACGCCCGCACTGCCAACGCCGTCATGTGCGCGTACCTTCGCGTGGGCCGCCTGGGCGACGCGCGGGACGTGTTCGACTGGATGCCCGCGCGCGACGCCGCCTCCTACAGCGCGCTCATCTCGGGCTACGCGCGCCTCGCTGGTGGCTCCGGCTCCGTCACGGCCACCGTCGCCTCCGCGGAGCTTCTTGGACGCATGCGCCTCGCGGACGGGCTGCTCCCCACCGAGTACACCTTTGTGGGCCTCTTCACCGCCTGCGCCCGCAGGGGCAACCCGCGCCTCGGGACACAGGTGCACGCCCTCGCCGCCAAGTCCGGCCACTCCTCGTTGCTCCTCGTGGCCAACGCGATCCTCGGCATGTACGTCAAGTGCGGCCGCTTCGGGGACGCGATGAGGGCGTTCGATGGCATGGACCGCCGTGACGTCTCGTCGTGGAACGCCGTCCTGGCCGGGCTCGTCGAGCTGGGGCGGCACGATGAGGCGTTCGAGATGTTCGGCGAGATGCGGGCGAGCGGGAACGTCCGCGCCGACAGGTTCAGTCTGTCAGCGCTCCTCACAGCAGCAGGCGAGGGGGTTGGGCAGCTCCAAGGGGAGGCGGTGCATGCTCTGTCGTTCAAGTCGGGGCTGGAGACGGACCTGAGTGTGGGCAACGCGCTCATCGGGTTCTACGCGGAGCATGGTGCCTCTGTTGAGGACGTGGTGAGCGTTTTCCAGAGGATGCCCGTGAAGGACGTGATTTCGTGGACTGGTTTGCTGAATGGGTACATGGAGTTTGGTCTCGTTGACATGGCACTGGATGTGTTTGAGCGGATGCCGCAGAGGAACTTCGTTACATACAATGCGGTTCTCACTGGGTTTTGTCGGAACAAGGAAGGCGTGCGCGCCACTTTTGCCAAGAAGGCGGGGCTCCGAGGGCTGGGTTTGTTTAGGCAAATGGTGGAGGATGGGCTGGAGATCTCAGATGTCACGGTGACAGGCGTGCTGAATGCTTGTGCTATTGCTGCGGATAGGAAGGTGAGCGAGCAGGTTCATGCGTTTGTGATCAAGTGTGGATGTGTGTCTAGTCCATGGAGTGATGCTGCGTTGATTGACATGTGCATCAAATGTGGCCGATCTGGAGACGCGCATCTGTTATTTGAGCAATGGCAGCATGAGGAGAGCTTTCACATTGCCTGGAATTCTCTACTGCTGGCAAGTGTCAGAGGTGGTGAGTATGAGAAAGCACTTTCGACCTTCCTTCAGATGTTTAGAAGCAGTGGTGCAGAATTCATTGATGAGTTCATGTTGACTTCTGTCCTTGGAGTATGTGGCAGTCTAGGTTTTGCTGAACTTGGAAAACAAATGCATACTTTTGCTGCAAAATCCGGGCTTCTGAGCGCTCGTGGAGTTGGTAACGCAATTATCAGTATGTACGGCAAGTGTGGGGAGTTGAAAGATGCAATCAGTTTGTTTGAGCGGATGAGTTGTCGAGACTTGGTGTCATGGAATGCAATGATCACTGcccatcttcttcttcatcagggGGATGATATATTGAAGATATGGTCTGAGATGGAGAGATCAATGGTCAGGCCTGATTCCATTACCTTTCTTCTGGTCATATCTGCTTGCAGTCACACAAGCTCAGACTCCACAGACAAATGCAGAAAACTCTTTCTTTCTATGCCAAGCACATATGGCATTGAACCAGCCATGGAGCACTATGCAGCCTTTGTTTATGTCCTTGGCTGCTGGGGCCGTTTTGACGAGGCAGAGCAGCTTATAGGTGGTATGCCATTGCAGCCTGGTGCATTAGTTTGGCGGTCTTTGCTAGACAGCTGCAGCAAGCACTCCAACATGGCTGTGCGGAGGCGGGCCATGAAGCATCTGCTGGCATTGGAACCACAAGACCCGTCCACGTACGTGCTGACTTCAAACCTACTATCTGAATCAGCAAGGTGGCGCTCCTCTGAGAACACAAGGCTAGAGATGTATGAAAAGGGTATGCGCAAGATCCCGGCCAGGAGCTGGACGTTTCATGGCAACATGGTCCACTCATTTTTCGCACGGGATAAATCACACCCACAGTCCAGGGACATATACGCTGGCCTGGATGTGCTAATCCTCGAGTGCATCAAGGCCGGGTACGAGCCAGACACCACCTTTGTTCTGCACGACGTCGAGGAGTACCAGAAGAGGCACTTCCTGATGTACCACAGCATGAAGCTAGCATCAATGTACGGTCTTCTGATGGCAGGCCCTGGGCAGACAATCCGCGTCGTGAAGAACATCCGCATGTGTGGGGACTGTCACTCTTTCTTGGAGCACGCCTCTGCTGCCACCGGTAAAGTGATCTCGGTCAGGGACTCGTCTGGGTTCCACATTTTCAGGGGAGGGAAATGTTCCTGTAGTCAATAGAGACTGCTAGAGTGGGTGCCAGTTTTGACATGTTTGCAGTTTAGGAACTATAGGAGCTAGTGAGTTACCCTTGTACTTACATCACTGTGATATTCTTCAGGTGCCTGACGCATCCACGTAGATATTTCCAGAGTATAAGTTCAACACCCCGGTTGTTTTAGTTTCAGTTATCTTACTTTTGCTGTTTTGCTTTTATATCATCCATCAAATCGTTTTGCAAGATTCCTGTCTGCACTTCCTCTGTGGCTTGACTTGCCAAGGCCATAGGGGAAGCGGCAATAGGGCGGGCATTTGACCAGGCAGGCATTTCCACAGCCGTCCAGGTCCACAGGCCGGGCCGTTGGATGAAGGATGGCTGGCAGAGAGAGAACTAAAGCGAAGACAATAATGAGGCTAGTCAGAGCTGTCAGGTACATACTTGCCCCTGAACAGCTAAACTGTTGGAAACTGACCGATGTATGTTATGCTTGCTTGCACGCCACGGGATAATTTGTTTGTTGGATCAGACAGCAACCACATACATTTAGTAAAATCAGTTTGCATAACAGCATGCTAGAATGGGAGTTCTTCCTGTCAGATTCTGTTACTTTCATTTGTTCAATTATGGCCATGCAATCTATCTTAGCACAACCAGATCGGTTGACCATGTTTAACAACACTCTCTTTCGAATAGACAAGCTTGTCTTTCTAAGAGTTGCTTAAGTAGTGGTTTGAGAATATCAATATTTCAGATCATGTTGCTCTACTTCGAAGGCTAACAGAGTATACTGGGGCATACCCTGTAGCTCCACCTCTAGTAAAATTAAACACATGtctaaaataaaatgattaaaagtTATTAGATAATCAGTTTAGTAAAGGGACACTTGGCTTCTTTGAAACTATTGTTGCTCAGACTGTTCAAAAGTTTGCTCTTCAGTGATTGTGAACTGCTCTAAACGTAACGAATGACGAacaaatatatatacatataagtGAACGGTGCATCGAGCAACAACAACGGTACATGAAAAGAACATTAAACTGTAAAACTTGTTATATCGATCGTGTGGGCGCTAGTTTCGACGGAACCTAAACATGGAAGTCCTTCTGAAAACAGGTTACAGGGGCATTTTTCAGAGAGAAACTAGTTTCAGTGCTTTTTCTAAAACTGGCCAAGGACTCATATAGATTTCTATGCGTAAAAGCAGTGAAGTCTTGGGTCCTTTATGCAAACTTATGCCGATGGCCCAGGCTGGCGGGAGAGTAGGTCAATTAACAAGGAATGAGGTAGGTCAATTGACAATGGTACTTTGGACAGTAACATCTTAGGGCTTGTTCAGTTTGGTAGGGATTGGAGGGGATAGAAGAGGATTGATGTGTTTTGTTTGGATTCAAAAACAAAGGGATTAGAGGGGTTTAAAGGGGGTTGGGAAGGCTTTGACTTAGGGATTTAATCCCTCTCAACCCCCCTTTGTTTTAGGACCAAACGAACAGACGTTGAGGGGATTAAATCTCTAACAAGTTGAAAtctcttagggctagtttggaaacttaaatccTCTCTTGGATTCCAGTGGATTAGGGGGGGGGAGAGTTAGTTCATTTTCCACCCAATTCCCGGAATTCGAGAGGggatttaagtttccaaactagctctcAAAGTTCCTTTCAATCCCCTCAGAGTTGGGTTTGACCTGAACAAAACGTTAGCAGATTCTTTGCCTGTTGTTTTCTGTTGGGTTAATAAGTAATTGTATGATTTGTTGACGCGAAAGCAATTTTGCAATTGATCTGGGGCGTTTGTATCCCTTcgttttagaggaattggaattcactcaatcaagtaacttatttagtttggaatttgacattctaccactttccaaagttcagatataagcctatctcaaatttatgggtagaggatgagaaatgattttatgcattagtagaatttgtttctactctgtaacttacatgacacttttcgtctcactcctctatagtaaaaatgtagcacataaatatctccgacatcttgctaataatagtatacaaatatattttgtataaaaccgaATTAATTTAATTGATatgtgcctaaattactattaggtCCCGTTTATTTCCTTTCATTTcaaggaattggaatcttactaatagaataggctatttttttaaATGTGACAtttcaccactttccaaagttatcatataagcctatctcaaattcatggggtgagagatggaaattgattctatagatttacatactAATTTTCTGATGTATAaattatagcacactcttctacttgcttcgctataacatatatgtagtatataactatctctctcatatgagttaagataatatacaaatatattacatatataaatatatgaacttaattagttttgtctaaattataattattgaaATGGAATTTAATTCCAAccaaacaaacggggccttattataatggaattcaattccaatgatccaaacgagATGCTAGGGAAACAAATGGATTGTATCTGTTATGACCTGGACTGGCGGTAGCCTAGCCCAGGCGGCCAGCAGTAGTTAGAGAAGATTTAGGAGATAAAATTAATAGAGAAGATTTAGGAAAGATTACTTAGATAATGGGGAGAAGATTAAGGAAATAAGATTAGTTAGAGAGAAAAGAGGATCTCAGATCTGATCTCTTAAGGTAAAGATTACGAGGGAGTATAAATACTTGTAAACATCTATGTAGAAAATTAAGCAGGAAAAGTATTAGCCCGCTTCCTCAACAGGAAGCCGGGCGCCCCCTTCAGCTTGCAGCGACGGCGCCCTTGCGCCAGCAGCCGTTGCATCTAGCCTTCTCTCATCCCTACAACCTGCGCAACCTTCCGGGTAGGATCTATGATCCTATCAGTATCATTGTCACTAATACCATCTTCCAAATGGATTTGTTTATGTTTCTGAAAAGTTGCTTTAATTATTTATCCAAATATTAAGAGCATATTGCTGCATCCATAAACTAAGTTTTTCGCATTGTCAATTGCAGATGCTACTCAATATGAACCATGGCCACCTTGCTTGTGCTGGAGCATCTGAAGGAGCTCATGCATATCTAGTTTTGGAAGGCAATATTGAAGGTTCCCAACGTCCATGTGCTGGTTCTAGTTTCTTTCACCTTGGGGACATGTCTGATAGCAT
This portion of the Zea mays cultivar B73 chromosome 2, Zm-B73-REFERENCE-NAM-5.0, whole genome shotgun sequence genome encodes:
- the LOC100285065 gene encoding biopterin transport-related protein BT1 — encoded protein: MASGGSAARDAYDEEAAVRRPLELDSRDAAASSSDHWPGGNAMPRYQVGLTKDDSSSRHSEWRQPSTDDVRKSKLGPRYFTAFGVDLSPDNMAVAIVYFVQGVLGLARLAVSFYLKDDLHLDPAETAVVSGFSSLPWLIKPLYGFISDSIPLFGYRRRSYLFLSGLLGALSWSLMATVVSSKYSAASSILLGSLSVAFSDVVVDSMVVERARGESQSTSGSLQSLCWGSSAFGGIVSAYFSGSLVDTYGVRFVFGVTAFLPLMTSAVAVLVNEHRISSGERTTLHSGSGFVESSKQHVRQLWTSVKQPNILLPTLFIFLWQATPQSDSAMFFFITNKLGFTPEFLGRVKLVTSFASLLGVGLYNYFLKEVPLRKIFLVTTIIGSALGMTQVLLVTGLNRKFGISDEWFSIGDSLIITVLGQASFMPVLVLAAKLCPPGMEATLFATLMSISNAGSVTGGLVGAGLTRIFGVTRDTFGNLPLLIVVCNLSSLLPLPLLSLLPEESGDTDNGETKNI
- the LOC103648257 gene encoding pentatricopeptide repeat-containing protein At5g03800 isoform X1 is translated as MNGHLHLIPSTPPRLHLTSLSPTFLSFPPAPCPHPPPHGPHPRLPLRSVAVAAAADPRAAHAAAVKSGALGPSSDARTANAVMCAYLRVGRLGDARDVFDWMPARDAASYSALISGYARLAGGSGSVTATVASAELLGRMRLADGLLPTEYTFVGLFTACARRGNPRLGTQVHALAAKSGHSSLLLVANAILGMYVKCGRFGDAMRAFDGMDRRDVSSWNAVLAGLVELGRHDEAFEMFGEMRASGNVRADRFSLSALLTAAGEGVGQLQGEAVHALSFKSGLETDLSVGNALIGFYAEHGASVEDVVSVFQRMPVKDVISWTGLLNGYMEFGLVDMALDVFERMPQRNFVTYNAVLTGFCRNKEGVRATFAKKAGLRGLGLFRQMVEDGLEISDVTVTGVLNACAIAADRKVSEQVHAFVIKCGCVSSPWSDAALIDMCIKCGRSGDAHLLFEQWQHEESFHIAWNSLLLASVRGGEYEKALSTFLQMFRSSGAEFIDEFMLTSVLGVCGSLGFAELGKQMHTFAAKSGLLSARGVGNAIISMYGKCGELKDAISLFERMSCRDLVSWNAMITAHLLLHQGDDILKIWSEMERSMVRPDSITFLLVISACSHTSSDSTDKCRKLFLSMPSTYGIEPAMEHYAAFVYVLGCWGRFDEAEQLIGGMPLQPGALVWRSLLDSCSKHSNMAVRRRAMKHLLALEPQDPSTYVLTSNLLSESARWRSSENTRLEMYEKGMRKIPARSWTFHGNMVHSFFARDKSHPQSRDIYAGLDVLILECIKAGYEPDTTFVLHDVEEYQKRHFLMYHSMKLASMYGLLMAGPGQTIRVVKNIRMCGDCHSFLEHASAATAVQVHRPGRWMKDGWQREN
- the LOC103648257 gene encoding pentatricopeptide repeat-containing protein At5g03800 isoform X2 encodes the protein MNGHLHLIPSTPPRLHLTSLSPTFLSFPPAPCPHPPPHGPHPRLPLRSVAVAAAADPRAAHAAAVKSGALGPSSDARTANAVMCAYLRVGRLGDARDVFDWMPARDAASYSALISGYARLAGGSGSVTATVASAELLGRMRLADGLLPTEYTFVGLFTACARRGNPRLGTQVHALAAKSGHSSLLLVANAILGMYVKCGRFGDAMRAFDGMDRRDVSSWNAVLAGLVELGRHDEAFEMFGEMRASGNVRADRFSLSALLTAAGEGVGQLQGEAVHALSFKSGLETDLSVGNALIGFYAEHGASVEDVVSVFQRMPVKDVISWTGLLNGYMEFGLVDMALDVFERMPQRNFVTYNAVLTGFCRNKEGVRATFAKKAGLRGLGLFRQMVEDGLEISDVTVTGVLNACAIAADRKVSEQVHAFVIKCGCVSSPWSDAALIDMCIKCGRSGDAHLLFEQWQHEESFHIAWNSLLLASVRGGEYEKALSTFLQMFRSSGAEFIDEFMLTSVLGVCGSLGFAELGKQMHTFAAKSGLLSARGVGNAIISMYGKCGELKDAISLFERMSCRDLVSWNAMITAHLLLHQGDDILKIWSEMERSMVRPDSITFLLVISACSHTSSDSTDKCRKLFLSMPSTYGIEPAMEHYAAFVYVLGCWGRFDEAEQLIGGMPLQPGALVWRSLLDSCSKHSNMAVRRRAMKHLLALEPQDPSTYVLTSNLLSESARWRSSENTRLEMYEKGMRKIPARSWTFHGNMVHSFFARDKSHPQSRDIYAGLDVLILECIKAGYEPDTTFVLHDVEEYQKRHFLMYHSMKLASMYGLLMAGPGQTIRVVKNIRMCGDCHSFLEHASAATGA